The window TGACAATTTATAGTATTATGATTATCTTTATATTAGGTAATAAATATTTTTACTAAAATATTTTTGTTGTATCTTTATAAATACAGGCGTATGCCTGTAAAAATATGTATTTTTGGAGGAATTATAATGAAGAAGACTATGAAGGCAGGGCTTATCGCCCTGGTGCTGCTGGGAGTTTCGCTTTTGCCTGTGTTTGCGGGAGGCCAGAGTAGTGCGCCTGGAAAAACAAAAATCACCGTATGGGAACACGGAACCCAGTTTGAGGATAGCCTCAAACAAGTGATTGCGGGATTTAATAAAAAAAATCCCACTATTACTGTCGAGTATGAAATTAAGTCGACCGATTATTACAGCGTCCTGAATACGGCCATACAGTCCAGAGAAGCACCCGATCTTTTCTGGACCCATGGGAACAAAACCACGTATCTAGCGGATTATGTTAAGAACAACGCAGTGGTTGCGCTGGATGGGAAGGTAGACTTTTCCGTCATGCCACCCTCGGGTGTAGCAATTTCTGTCATTGATGGAAAGTTGTATTCTATCCCCTGGCTGACCATGGATACCCGGGCGGTTTACTACAACGTGGATATGTTTAAGCAGCATGGATGGACAGTACCCGCGACTTTTGCCGAATTTGAGGCACTGCTTGGCAAAATCAAAGACGCAGGGATTATCCCCATTTCGCTCTCCCCCAATGATTCTTGGGCATTACTTTTTGCTTTTGAGCCCATCCTGTCTGGCTTTGATCCTGTGTATACAAGAGGTTTGGACAATTATTCTGTATCCGCAACGGGCAAACCGGTGGGCGATGTCCTTGCCAAGATGCTTGAGTGGGGGGACAAGGGGTATTATGGCGCGAACTGGCTCGGGGTAACCGACAATAATGCCCAAATATTGGCTTTTACAACCGGAAAGGCTGCCATGAATATTGCGGGTTCCTGGGAGGCTGCGACAATCAGTTCCAATAACCCCGCCCTGAATTACAGCGCCTTTTCTGTCCCTGCAGCAGATGGCACAACCGGCCTTGTAGGGACACCGGCAAGCGGTTTCTCTGTAAGCTCAAATTCAAAGAACATGGACGCAGCACTGCTTTTTGCTGACTATTGTGCATCCCTAGAGGCGCAGACAATATGGGTGAGGTCACAAGGTGGTTTATCCGCTATTCCCCAAATCCAAGCATCAACAGCAATCGCAGATGCGATTTCTAAGAGCAGTAAGGGCAATATCTATACATCTTGGCAGTCTGTTTTGAACAATTTTTCCAGGGGTGGCCAGGCGGCTAACATTTATGACCAGGATATTACCAGGGTCTTTTCAAAGGATCTAAGCGTTGCCGATTTTTTGAAAAGAATTGCGGCAGAAATGAACTAAAATTGTCTTCCCGGAGTTTAATTAACTTATTATGAAGAAACCAAAAACACATATTTTATTTATAACTCCGGGATTCGTTCTTTATACGATTTTTGTGGTTTTTCCAATTTTCTATGTTTTGTATTTAAGCCTGTTTGAATGGTCAGGGCTGGGGCCAATGAATTTTATCGGTATAAATAATTTTATAACCCTATTCACCAATGAGCGGGTAGCACCGACAGTTTTCCACGCCTTGCTGAACAATCTAAAATATTTATTGTGTATGTGGTTTATCATAACGCCTTTTCAATATATTGTCGCATATCTTCTGTTTATCAGGATCCCTGCGTACCGGTATATAAAGTTTATGATCTTTTTGCCCTATGTTGTCAGTTTGACAATTATCAGCTTCTTTGCTACCCTGATCTTTAACCCGAACATCGGAATATTAAACAGCATATTGGAATCCATGGGGTTCGCAGGTGGAGCGTGGTTCGGCGATACCCGCTGGTCATTCAAGTTATTGGTCTTCCTTATCCTTTGGCAGGGAGCAGGTTCGGGTATTATGATCTTTTATTCCAATATGCTGGATATTTCCCAGGATATAATGGACGCATGCAGGATTGATGGTTGTAAAGAATGGCATCGCTTTTTCTATATTTTTCTGCCCCTATCATTGCCCGCCTGTGCGTCAATTATCACCATGAGTACCATTTGGGCTCTTGCGCTCTTTG is drawn from Leadbettera azotonutricia ZAS-9 and contains these coding sequences:
- a CDS encoding ABC transporter substrate-binding protein, with amino-acid sequence MKKTMKAGLIALVLLGVSLLPVFAGGQSSAPGKTKITVWEHGTQFEDSLKQVIAGFNKKNPTITVEYEIKSTDYYSVLNTAIQSREAPDLFWTHGNKTTYLADYVKNNAVVALDGKVDFSVMPPSGVAISVIDGKLYSIPWLTMDTRAVYYNVDMFKQHGWTVPATFAEFEALLGKIKDAGIIPISLSPNDSWALLFAFEPILSGFDPVYTRGLDNYSVSATGKPVGDVLAKMLEWGDKGYYGANWLGVTDNNAQILAFTTGKAAMNIAGSWEAATISSNNPALNYSAFSVPAADGTTGLVGTPASGFSVSSNSKNMDAALLFADYCASLEAQTIWVRSQGGLSAIPQIQASTAIADAISKSSKGNIYTSWQSVLNNFSRGGQAANIYDQDITRVFSKDLSVADFLKRIAAEMN
- a CDS encoding carbohydrate ABC transporter permease; translated protein: MKKPKTHILFITPGFVLYTIFVVFPIFYVLYLSLFEWSGLGPMNFIGINNFITLFTNERVAPTVFHALLNNLKYLLCMWFIITPFQYIVAYLLFIRIPAYRYIKFMIFLPYVVSLTIISFFATLIFNPNIGILNSILESMGFAGGAWFGDTRWSFKLLVFLILWQGAGSGIMIFYSNMLDISQDIMDACRIDGCKEWHRFFYIFLPLSLPACASIITMSTIWALALFDLPFILGGSNGGVSGSLDFVNIVFYRYTFGTAMQGRSDLGFGASICAAMFIVMMLITFLQNKLLSMFEYEN